The Methanomassiliicoccales archaeon genome includes a region encoding these proteins:
- a CDS encoding 4Fe-4S binding protein — MAEPLKATLFICRAHGANPKALRTLLKDPRVAHSELMLSCCSPEGQVQIALHLKAGTTQALVIAGCSSEHQGKYQDLARFAGVPVTRVAMVPASACRSPAMTDMMLSKVLDPREASVAPERTSQGLLIVGEGASAEEAVLQATAEGMNCQRMTPSELLAEGNRLLGGPGNFVLERGEELHSFGAVLLALDQQVEVQRERLNEGTGTVVLLLGGEECQEAFRAEMARAEGAKVYVIAQETPFPGTGELLYAELQGNGVTFLRAAQAEVRSDGVLVRDEHLGEHVLLPVGKVTVIRSQRPSEAGPLLKMFGLPERRKVEETEPGQSGMPGIYLAGSAYTEFAGLDPGLAARSTVISLASELRMGQRQIPLARVDPEKCSLCLTCLKICPYQAPYITDEKMAISLQRCQGCGICLSMCPSRAIDMPPADLRHATRTGGVPK; from the coding sequence ATGGCTGAACCTCTCAAGGCCACACTTTTCATATGCCGGGCGCACGGGGCGAACCCCAAGGCCCTCAGGACGCTCTTGAAGGACCCCCGCGTGGCCCATTCTGAGCTCATGCTGTCCTGCTGCTCCCCGGAAGGCCAGGTCCAGATCGCCCTGCATCTCAAAGCGGGGACCACCCAGGCGCTGGTTATCGCCGGTTGCTCCTCCGAGCATCAGGGCAAATATCAGGACCTGGCCAGATTCGCCGGTGTACCCGTCACCCGCGTAGCGATGGTGCCGGCCTCGGCCTGCCGGAGCCCGGCCATGACCGACATGATGCTGTCCAAGGTGCTGGACCCCCGAGAGGCCTCGGTAGCCCCGGAAAGGACCAGCCAGGGGTTGTTGATCGTAGGCGAGGGCGCTTCGGCCGAAGAGGCCGTTCTGCAGGCCACGGCGGAAGGGATGAACTGTCAGAGGATGACCCCGTCAGAACTGCTGGCCGAGGGGAACCGCCTGCTCGGCGGCCCCGGCAACTTCGTTCTGGAACGCGGGGAGGAGCTCCACAGCTTCGGAGCGGTCCTGTTGGCCCTGGACCAGCAGGTGGAAGTGCAGAGAGAACGCCTGAACGAAGGCACCGGGACCGTCGTTCTGCTTCTAGGCGGCGAGGAATGCCAGGAAGCCTTCCGCGCCGAGATGGCGAGGGCAGAGGGCGCGAAGGTCTATGTGATCGCGCAGGAGACGCCGTTCCCTGGCACTGGCGAGCTGCTCTACGCCGAGCTTCAAGGCAACGGGGTCACCTTCCTCCGCGCAGCCCAGGCCGAGGTCCGGTCGGACGGGGTGCTAGTACGCGACGAGCATCTCGGAGAACACGTTCTACTGCCGGTGGGAAAGGTCACCGTCATCCGTTCCCAGAGGCCGTCGGAGGCCGGTCCGCTCCTGAAGATGTTCGGACTGCCAGAGCGACGTAAGGTCGAAGAGACGGAGCCTGGTCAGAGCGGCATGCCGGGGATATATCTGGCGGGATCAGCCTACACCGAGTTCGCCGGGCTTGACCCGGGACTGGCCGCCCGGTCCACGGTCATATCATTAGCCTCTGAGCTGAGAATGGGACAGAGGCAGATACCTCTGGCTAGGGTTGACCCGGAAAAGTGCTCACTGTGCCTCACCTGCCTGAAAATATGCCCCTACCAGGCGCCCTATATCACCGATGAGAAGATGGCGATATCTCTGCAGAGGTGCCAGGGGTGCGGAATATGTCTGTCCATGTGCCCCAGCCGGGCCATCGATATGCCTCCAGCTGACCTGCGCCACGCCACCCGGACGGGAGGTGTCCCGAAATGA